A stretch of Crossiella cryophila DNA encodes these proteins:
- a CDS encoding ABC transporter ATP-binding protein, translating into MIEVTDLVKRYGQTTAVDRLSFTVRPGVVTGFLGPNGAGKSTTMRMIVGLDTPTAGAATVNGRAYRTQSAPLREVGVLLDARATHPGRSARDHLLALGATHGIRAARVDAVLELVGLAEVARRRTGEFSLGMGQRLGIAAALLGEPHTLLLDEPVNGLDPDGIRWIRHLLRDLAAEGRTVFVSSHLMSEMALTADHLIIMGRGRLVADLPVAELVASAARGVLAGTPRPGELAALLHGPGVVITPQGNGVLQVTGLGAAEIGRRAAQFGIPLFELSAQQASLEEAYLELTADAVQYQGTSTAKAA; encoded by the coding sequence ATGATCGAGGTGACCGACCTGGTCAAGCGCTACGGCCAGACCACCGCGGTGGACCGGCTCAGCTTCACCGTCCGGCCCGGCGTGGTCACCGGTTTCCTCGGCCCCAACGGCGCCGGGAAGTCCACCACCATGCGGATGATCGTCGGCCTGGACACCCCGACCGCGGGCGCGGCCACCGTCAACGGGCGTGCCTACCGGACCCAGTCCGCGCCGCTGCGGGAGGTCGGCGTGCTGCTGGATGCCCGCGCCACCCACCCCGGCCGCTCGGCCAGGGACCACCTCCTGGCGCTCGGCGCCACCCACGGCATCCGGGCGGCCAGGGTGGACGCGGTGCTGGAGCTGGTGGGGCTGGCCGAGGTCGCCCGGCGGCGCACCGGCGAGTTCTCCCTCGGCATGGGCCAGCGCCTGGGCATCGCCGCCGCACTGCTCGGCGAACCGCACACGCTGCTGCTGGACGAGCCGGTCAACGGTCTGGACCCGGACGGCATCCGGTGGATCCGGCACCTGCTGCGCGATCTGGCCGCCGAGGGTCGCACGGTGTTCGTCTCCTCGCACCTGATGAGCGAGATGGCGCTCACCGCCGACCACCTGATCATCATGGGCCGGGGCAGGCTGGTGGCCGACCTGCCGGTGGCCGAACTGGTCGCCTCGGCGGCCCGCGGTGTCCTGGCAGGCACGCCGCGGCCGGGGGAGCTGGCCGCGCTGCTGCACGGCCCCGGCGTCGTGATCACCCCGCAGGGCAACGGAGTGCTGCAGGTGACCGGGCTGGGCGCGGCCGAGATCGGCAGGCGCGCGGCGCAGTTCGGCATCCCGCTGTTCGAGCTGAGCGCGCAGCAGGCATCGCTGGAGGAGGCGTACCTGGAGCTGACCGCGGATGCCGTGCAGTACCAGGGCACCTCGACCGCGAAGGCGGCCTGA
- a CDS encoding FAD-dependent oxidoreductase produces the protein MAKTRIAIIGAGPGGLLCARVLQRRGIEVAVYDTDADPYARDAGGTLDLKADSGQIALEDAGLLAEFRALARPEGQAKTRLDQHGTVLAGFVPEEQDEAATEIDRGQLRGMLAASLAPGTVRWGHKLHTATSLGAGRRRLEFGNGAVVETDLLVGADGAWSRVRPLLSPATPVYRGVSFVEVRFDEVDRRHPRIAKLVGDGHMFANDNAGRAIIGQRNSNGHVRGYVALRTDLDWAAKAGIDLADRAAVQGFLCDEFADWSADLLPFITDNEGEFVNRPIHALPAPLTWTHRPGVTLLGDAAHLMTPWGGFGVNLAMLDGAELARALAEESTVDSAIQRYEKVMLARGGEHALGANDAMDRFFATKEFDPADIPDTLAEHQHALAAAAEYRRRHPVAVTWVLRFRTPSGERKFALVLDTSTTEPTGTLDGVPIENGTLRDGALRFTARLTAPFPMRFTCIASLDGDTMTGSAKAPMMSIVFTGDRVTQGSTR, from the coding sequence ATGGCCAAGACACGGATCGCGATCATCGGCGCGGGGCCCGGTGGACTGCTGTGCGCCCGGGTGCTGCAACGGCGCGGCATCGAGGTCGCGGTGTACGACACCGACGCCGACCCGTACGCCAGGGACGCCGGCGGCACCCTGGACCTCAAGGCCGACTCCGGGCAGATCGCCCTGGAGGACGCCGGTCTGCTGGCCGAGTTCCGGGCGCTGGCCCGGCCCGAGGGACAGGCCAAGACCCGGCTGGACCAGCACGGCACCGTGCTGGCCGGCTTCGTGCCCGAGGAGCAGGACGAGGCCGCCACCGAGATCGACCGCGGCCAGCTCCGGGGCATGCTCGCCGCCAGTCTCGCGCCGGGAACCGTGCGCTGGGGCCACAAACTGCACACCGCCACCTCCCTCGGCGCGGGCAGGCGCCGCCTGGAGTTCGGCAACGGCGCCGTCGTGGAAACCGACCTGCTGGTCGGCGCGGACGGGGCCTGGTCCCGGGTCCGCCCGCTGCTGAGCCCGGCCACCCCGGTCTACCGCGGGGTGTCCTTTGTGGAGGTTCGTTTCGACGAGGTGGACCGGCGGCATCCGCGGATCGCCAAGCTGGTCGGCGACGGGCACATGTTCGCCAACGACAACGCCGGACGGGCGATCATCGGACAGCGCAACAGCAACGGGCACGTCCGTGGGTACGTCGCCCTGCGCACCGACCTGGACTGGGCCGCCAAGGCCGGCATCGACCTGGCCGATCGTGCTGCGGTGCAAGGGTTCCTGTGTGACGAGTTCGCGGACTGGTCCGCGGATCTGTTGCCGTTCATCACCGACAACGAGGGCGAGTTCGTCAACCGCCCCATCCACGCCCTGCCCGCCCCGCTCACCTGGACCCACCGGCCAGGGGTGACCCTGCTGGGCGACGCCGCGCACCTGATGACCCCGTGGGGTGGCTTCGGGGTGAACCTGGCCATGCTCGACGGCGCCGAACTCGCCCGCGCACTGGCCGAGGAGTCCACTGTGGACAGCGCGATCCAGCGCTACGAGAAGGTGATGCTGGCCCGCGGCGGCGAACACGCCCTCGGCGCCAACGACGCGATGGACCGGTTCTTCGCCACCAAGGAGTTCGACCCGGCCGACATCCCGGACACCCTGGCCGAGCACCAGCACGCGCTGGCCGCCGCGGCCGAGTACCGCCGCCGCCACCCGGTGGCGGTCACCTGGGTACTGCGCTTCCGCACCCCAAGCGGGGAACGGAAGTTCGCGCTGGTGCTCGACACCAGCACCACCGAACCCACCGGCACCCTGGACGGCGTGCCGATCGAGAACGGCACCCTGCGCGACGGCGCGCTGCGCTTCACCGCCCGGCTCACCGCGCCGTTCCCGATGCGGTTCACCTGCATCGCCTCCCTGGACGGGGACACCATGACCGGCAGTGCCAAGGCGCCGATGATGTCGATCGTGTTCACCGGCGACCGCGTCACCCAGGGGAGCACCCGATGA
- a CDS encoding TetR family transcriptional regulator: MEARTVNWTALRGPADQAPAAEGLRERKKRQMRQQLSDTATMMFMERGFEAVRVTEIAEACGVSEKTVFNYFPTKESLVLDRWETTTASLRTALADRATTPVEAVRRILASELDDLLSWLAAQADPAETRVQVRRFFALAGATPALRAHQRDELDKVVTVAAEILAERSGLAATDPEPLIAATALLGLWEVHHRALRRCLDGEQPPAEIRALVTEEVGRAARVVESGVSSLPG, from the coding sequence ATGGAGGCGCGAACGGTGAACTGGACGGCGCTGCGCGGCCCGGCGGATCAGGCCCCCGCCGCCGAGGGACTGCGTGAGCGCAAGAAGCGGCAGATGCGCCAGCAGCTGTCCGACACCGCGACGATGATGTTCATGGAGCGCGGTTTCGAGGCCGTCCGGGTCACCGAGATCGCCGAGGCATGCGGGGTCTCGGAGAAGACCGTCTTCAACTACTTCCCCACCAAGGAATCCCTGGTCCTGGACCGCTGGGAGACCACAACCGCCTCCCTGCGCACCGCCCTGGCCGACCGCGCGACCACGCCGGTCGAGGCGGTGCGCCGGATCCTGGCCAGCGAACTCGACGACCTGCTCTCCTGGCTGGCAGCCCAGGCCGATCCGGCGGAGACCCGGGTCCAGGTGCGCCGTTTCTTCGCACTGGCCGGGGCCACTCCAGCGCTGCGCGCGCACCAGCGGGACGAGCTGGACAAGGTGGTCACGGTGGCCGCGGAGATCCTGGCCGAGCGCTCCGGACTGGCCGCCACCGACCCGGAACCGCTGATCGCGGCCACCGCGCTGCTGGGGCTGTGGGAGGTGCACCACCGCGCGCTGCGGCGGTGTCTCGACGGCGAGCAGCCGCCCGCGGAGATCCGGGCGCTGGTGACCGAGGAGGTGGGGCGCGCGGCGCGGGTGGTCGAGTCGGGCGTCAGCTCACTGCCCGGCTAG
- a CDS encoding ATP-binding protein, giving the protein MSEPSGTHNDTSGEVHGPLVQAGSIGHLSLNAAEGPLPVPRQLPWVAPDFTGRTEQLAALDALLPSASDPSVIAAVDGPAGVGKTALALRWAHRVQDRFPDGTLYADLRGYGPGKPASPTQVLGEFLGGLGLLPSRIPPGLTARAGQYRTLLADRRVLIVLDNADTADQVRPLLPGGSGCVVLVTSRAGLGGLVAGEGAVRIRLGLLTEPEAVALVWAMLGHRAEAEPRAVLALIAQCARLPLALRVAAGLATTRPYRTLAELVAELGSDPDRLDALSVPADARTAVRTVFGWSYHRLTDDQARVFRRLGLHPGPEISLHAAAVLAGLDLPTAQRLLDVLAEGHLVEPMRRDRYRLHDLLRAYAAERADLDDSPADRDQARRDLLGWYAHHGELAFRAVSPDMADWHAVAGAETGVGPEITFAGAEQAWAWAEDELVNTVPGVRAAAEHGLSGIVVRLATTSVPALLLRGRWEDGIEVCRLGLAAASELGDRTAEWHLLQHLGQTHRGLVQWVEAAEVFQAALTLAEELGDPVLLAMALCHLGSVCVEQGRYLQAREHLRAALPLSSGALRGHLESFIEYHLSAVHHGLGEYDQARAHAERSLSLLPADGNREAEAYLMHALARARQGAGEHREAAKLCKRALVVEPCLGDPRYHAAILDTLGESLRHLGEAVVALECWRSALAIFEEFGDQRAHALKQRLRELEALAGQ; this is encoded by the coding sequence ATGAGTGAGCCGTCAGGCACGCACAACGACACCAGCGGCGAGGTGCACGGTCCGCTGGTGCAGGCCGGGTCGATCGGACACCTGTCGCTGAACGCGGCGGAGGGGCCGTTGCCGGTGCCGCGCCAACTGCCCTGGGTGGCGCCGGATTTCACCGGCCGGACCGAGCAACTCGCCGCACTCGACGCGCTACTGCCAAGCGCGAGTGACCCGTCGGTGATCGCCGCGGTGGACGGGCCTGCGGGCGTTGGCAAGACCGCGCTGGCCCTGCGCTGGGCGCACCGCGTCCAGGACCGCTTTCCCGACGGCACGCTCTACGCCGACCTGCGTGGCTACGGGCCGGGCAAACCGGCCTCGCCCACCCAGGTGCTCGGCGAGTTCCTCGGCGGACTGGGGCTGTTGCCGAGCCGGATCCCGCCGGGGCTGACGGCGCGGGCCGGGCAGTACCGGACGCTGCTGGCCGATCGCCGGGTGCTGATCGTGCTGGACAACGCCGACACCGCCGACCAGGTGCGGCCGTTGCTGCCCGGCGGGTCGGGCTGCGTGGTGCTGGTGACCAGCCGGGCCGGGCTGGGCGGGCTGGTGGCCGGTGAGGGCGCCGTCCGGATCAGGCTGGGCCTGCTCACCGAACCGGAGGCGGTGGCGCTGGTGTGGGCGATGCTGGGGCACAGAGCCGAGGCCGAACCGCGGGCGGTGCTCGCCCTGATCGCCCAGTGCGCCCGGCTGCCGCTGGCGCTGCGGGTGGCCGCCGGACTCGCCACCACCCGGCCCTACCGCACCCTCGCCGAACTGGTCGCCGAACTGGGCAGTGATCCGGACCGGCTGGACGCGCTGAGCGTCCCTGCCGACGCCCGCACCGCGGTGCGCACCGTCTTCGGCTGGTCCTACCACCGGCTCACCGACGACCAGGCCAGGGTGTTCCGCCGGCTTGGCCTGCACCCGGGGCCGGAGATCAGCCTGCACGCCGCCGCCGTGCTCGCGGGCCTGGATCTGCCCACGGCCCAGCGGCTGCTCGACGTGCTCGCCGAGGGCCACCTGGTCGAACCCATGCGGCGGGACCGCTACCGGCTGCACGACCTGCTGCGGGCCTACGCCGCCGAACGCGCCGACCTGGACGATTCCCCGGCCGACCGCGACCAGGCCCGCCGGGATCTGCTGGGCTGGTACGCCCACCACGGCGAACTGGCCTTCCGTGCGGTCAGTCCCGACATGGCCGACTGGCACGCGGTGGCGGGAGCCGAGACCGGAGTCGGCCCGGAGATCACCTTCGCCGGGGCCGAGCAGGCCTGGGCCTGGGCCGAGGACGAACTGGTCAACACGGTCCCGGGCGTGCGAGCCGCCGCCGAGCACGGCCTGTCCGGGATCGTGGTCCGCCTGGCGACCACCTCGGTGCCCGCGCTGCTGCTGCGTGGACGCTGGGAGGACGGCATCGAGGTGTGCCGCCTCGGCCTGGCCGCTGCCAGCGAACTCGGCGACCGGACCGCCGAATGGCACCTGCTGCAACACCTCGGGCAGACGCACCGGGGCCTGGTCCAGTGGGTGGAGGCCGCCGAGGTGTTCCAAGCCGCGCTGACCCTGGCCGAGGAACTGGGCGATCCGGTGCTGCTGGCGATGGCGTTGTGCCACCTCGGTTCGGTATGCGTCGAGCAGGGGCGGTACCTCCAGGCCCGGGAGCACCTGCGGGCCGCGCTGCCGCTGAGTTCGGGCGCCCTGCGCGGACACCTGGAGAGCTTCATCGAGTACCACCTCAGCGCGGTGCACCACGGGCTGGGGGAGTACGACCAGGCGCGGGCGCACGCCGAACGCAGCCTGTCCCTACTGCCGGCGGATGGCAACCGCGAGGCCGAGGCATACCTGATGCACGCGCTGGCCAGGGCCAGGCAGGGCGCCGGTGAACACCGCGAGGCGGCGAAGCTGTGCAAGCGCGCCCTGGTCGTCGAGCCCTGCCTCGGCGACCCGCGCTACCACGCCGCCATCCTGGACACCCTTGGCGAGTCGTTGCGGCACCTCGGCGAGGCCGTCGTGGCGCTGGAGTGCTGGCGGAGCGCGCTGGCCATCTTCGAGGAGTTCGGCGACCAGCGCGCGCACGCCCTCAAGCAACGCCTGCGGGAGCTGGAAGCCCTAGCCGGGCAGTGA
- a CDS encoding helix-turn-helix transcriptional regulator — MQDWVEAAAGPVFCGRDGELARLFEVFDRVPAGRPQTVWVVGPAGIGKTTLVRRALAGPEAPEFTVLDATADPAESVLAFGLVEQLLRRVDPALRRSAPVLAGAVPAGASPFAVGAELLAVLSVLQADRPVALVVDDVHWADPASARAFGFLLRRMGADQVLTVLIRRGRAEYDPENALHQLERGIPAAVTLELGGLTGAEVGALSLALRGQALPGGAAERLCAHAGGNPLHIRTLLHELPPDVLDDEQLPLPVPSSLVTAVRAMLDRLPEPTRALLAALAVLDEDSPLARAAGVAGIEDAATAIGPGLVSGLLSQTARQPSRLFRITHGLQREAIYDLIPVQRRVALHRRAAEVTDPVSGWAHRVAATTAADPTLAEELDAAAAVAATLGQHLLAARYLRWAAELSGGRADYERRLLTCCVQTLFGPERRSALALRAEADRCAPSALRSLALGLVAVFAQGDLAGALRHLTEAMDRCTDDGWVRSVTAAGLAGAHTWNGANQAAIDAARLALRLGGLPVRLADFVRVLLVVSRSRLDGLRGGLAEFADLPTDPARVPPERLDSLACRGALRTMLGRFAEAEPDLREAARLHRAGVYTLSSATPHSYLAAINYVRGDWDDASILVHQALSLADPDEQQHHHVLRQMIAALVPAGRGEWATAAAHVRAAWAHAHRLGTRQDRCYAAIAEATLHQAQDRPADMLTALRALRRDQPAPGEGAYSWWELWWRPLLVEALTGTGAHAEATEALNTLRALAAGVDYLAPTLLRLDLALDGGQSGAAEQIDALDARAPRRSFGQALLEAGHGRWLAGNGQVARAVPYLTSARERFAELRATPFEQRTAALLEQHAPSAAPRTGTAVPGLSRREGQVAHLVRLNHTNREIAAQLYVTAKTVEYHLANIFLKLGVANRRELRDRLTPRTAPDIPAQVGPPLPELGR, encoded by the coding sequence GTGCAGGACTGGGTGGAGGCCGCCGCCGGCCCGGTGTTCTGCGGCCGGGACGGCGAACTGGCCCGGCTGTTCGAGGTCTTCGACCGGGTGCCTGCCGGGCGGCCGCAGACGGTCTGGGTGGTCGGCCCGGCCGGGATCGGCAAGACCACCCTGGTCCGGCGCGCACTGGCCGGTCCGGAGGCGCCGGAGTTCACCGTGCTGGACGCCACCGCCGATCCGGCCGAGTCGGTGCTGGCCTTCGGACTCGTCGAACAGTTGCTGCGCCGGGTGGATCCGGCCCTGCGGCGGTCCGCGCCGGTGCTGGCCGGGGCCGTCCCGGCCGGGGCGAGTCCGTTCGCGGTCGGCGCGGAACTGCTCGCGGTGCTCTCGGTGTTGCAGGCGGACCGGCCGGTCGCGCTGGTCGTCGACGATGTGCACTGGGCCGATCCGGCCTCGGCCCGCGCCTTCGGGTTCCTGCTCCGCCGGATGGGCGCGGACCAGGTGCTCACCGTGCTGATCCGGCGCGGGCGGGCCGAGTACGACCCGGAGAACGCGCTGCACCAACTGGAACGCGGCATCCCGGCCGCGGTCACCCTCGAACTGGGCGGACTCACCGGCGCCGAGGTCGGCGCGCTCTCGCTGGCCCTGCGCGGGCAGGCGCTGCCCGGTGGCGCGGCCGAGCGGCTGTGCGCGCACGCGGGCGGGAATCCCTTGCACATCAGGACTTTGCTGCACGAACTGCCGCCGGATGTGCTCGACGACGAGCAGTTGCCGTTGCCGGTGCCCAGTTCGCTGGTCACCGCGGTGCGCGCGATGCTGGACCGGCTGCCCGAACCAACCCGCGCGCTGCTGGCGGCACTGGCCGTGCTGGACGAGGACAGCCCCCTCGCACGGGCGGCCGGGGTGGCCGGGATCGAGGACGCGGCCACGGCCATCGGACCAGGACTGGTCTCCGGACTGCTCAGCCAGACCGCCCGGCAGCCCTCCCGGCTGTTCCGGATCACCCATGGCCTGCAACGGGAAGCCATCTACGACCTGATCCCGGTACAGCGGCGGGTGGCCCTGCACCGGCGGGCGGCCGAGGTGACCGATCCGGTCAGCGGCTGGGCGCACCGGGTCGCCGCCACCACCGCCGCCGATCCCACCCTGGCCGAGGAACTGGACGCCGCCGCCGCGGTGGCCGCCACCCTCGGGCAGCACCTGCTGGCCGCCCGCTATCTGCGCTGGGCGGCGGAACTCTCCGGCGGGCGGGCCGACTACGAGCGGCGGCTGCTCACCTGCTGCGTGCAGACCCTGTTCGGCCCGGAACGCCGCTCCGCGCTCGCCCTGCGCGCCGAGGCCGACCGGTGCGCGCCGAGTGCGTTGCGGTCACTGGCTTTGGGGCTGGTGGCGGTGTTCGCGCAAGGCGATCTGGCCGGTGCCCTCCGGCACCTCACCGAGGCGATGGACCGGTGCACCGACGACGGCTGGGTCCGGTCGGTGACCGCGGCGGGTCTGGCCGGCGCGCACACCTGGAACGGGGCCAACCAGGCGGCCATCGACGCGGCCCGGCTGGCCCTGCGGCTGGGCGGATTGCCGGTGCGGCTGGCCGATTTCGTCCGGGTGCTGCTCGTGGTGTCCCGGTCCCGGCTGGACGGCCTGCGCGGCGGACTGGCCGAATTCGCCGACCTGCCAACCGATCCGGCCCGGGTGCCGCCGGAACGCCTGGACTCACTGGCCTGCCGCGGCGCGCTGCGCACCATGCTCGGCCGCTTCGCCGAGGCCGAACCGGACCTGCGCGAGGCCGCCCGCCTGCACCGCGCCGGGGTGTACACCCTCTCCAGCGCCACCCCGCACTCCTACCTGGCCGCGATCAACTACGTCCGCGGCGACTGGGACGACGCCTCGATCCTGGTGCACCAGGCGTTGTCACTGGCCGATCCGGACGAACAGCAACACCACCACGTGCTCCGGCAGATGATCGCCGCACTGGTCCCGGCCGGACGCGGCGAGTGGGCCACCGCCGCCGCGCACGTGCGCGCGGCCTGGGCGCACGCGCACCGGCTGGGCACCAGACAGGACCGCTGTTACGCGGCCATCGCCGAGGCCACCCTGCACCAGGCCCAGGACCGCCCGGCGGACATGCTCACCGCCCTGCGCGCCCTCCGCCGGGACCAGCCTGCGCCCGGCGAGGGCGCCTACAGCTGGTGGGAACTGTGGTGGCGGCCGCTGCTGGTGGAGGCGCTGACCGGGACCGGAGCCCACGCCGAGGCCACCGAGGCGCTGAACACGTTGCGCGCCTTGGCCGCCGGGGTCGACTACCTCGCACCCACCCTGCTGCGCCTGGACCTGGCCCTCGATGGCGGGCAGTCAGGTGCGGCGGAGCAGATCGACGCACTGGACGCCCGCGCGCCCCGGCGGTCCTTCGGTCAGGCGTTGCTGGAGGCCGGGCACGGGCGGTGGCTGGCCGGGAACGGACAGGTCGCCAGGGCGGTGCCCTACCTGACCAGCGCCCGCGAGCGGTTCGCCGAACTGCGCGCCACCCCGTTCGAGCAACGCACCGCCGCCCTGCTGGAACAGCACGCGCCCAGTGCCGCGCCGCGGACCGGGACCGCGGTGCCCGGACTGTCCAGGCGGGAGGGGCAGGTGGCGCATCTGGTGCGGCTCAACCACACCAACCGGGAGATCGCCGCCCAGCTCTACGTCACCGCGAAGACCGTGGAGTACCACCTGGCCAACATCTTCCTCAAACTCGGCGTGGCCAACCGGCGCGAACTGCGCGACCGGCTCACCCCGCGAACTGCTCCAGACATCCCTGCTCAAGTGGGTCCGCCACTGCCAGAGTTGGGCAGATGA
- a CDS encoding COG1470 family protein, with translation MGVSVSLSTADLTAVPGERAGCEVLVTNTGTVVDHLTLEVVGELSGWATVEPATLNLFPGEEGTVELVLNPPRSAAVRAGPVDFGLRVHSQEDEQGSTVAEGVVTVAAFTELAAELVPRTARGSRSARYELAVDNLGNHQLPVQVFAEDPDDQLRLRVEPESWQAEPGSATFLRVRARPRRRFLRGPNRTIPFQVQVFGGGETVELDGTMLQEQLLPRWLLPAAAVLLAAAVTILVLYFTVLRPHVTTAARDAAAAAAKSEVDAHRAELSPTLAAAQRKADQAGELAKVAAKAAGVDQKVIDQIHPPPLTLGPAHPGGQTGGPATDFRIQTAVPPGKSGTAEKKIEDGKVLALTDIILQNPGADTGTLELRRDDDVLLRVNLENFRDLDYHFVRPIEFGPKSRVVLAVDCRNTGGPCSAAAYVTGNTRSTG, from the coding sequence ATGGGCGTTTCCGTGTCGCTGAGCACCGCTGACCTGACCGCCGTGCCGGGCGAGCGTGCCGGGTGCGAGGTGCTGGTCACCAACACCGGCACCGTGGTCGACCACCTCACCCTGGAGGTGGTGGGCGAGCTGTCCGGGTGGGCCACCGTCGAACCCGCCACGCTGAACCTGTTCCCCGGCGAGGAGGGGACCGTCGAGCTGGTGCTGAATCCGCCGCGCTCGGCCGCGGTACGGGCCGGGCCGGTCGACTTCGGGCTGCGGGTGCATTCCCAGGAGGACGAGCAGGGCTCGACGGTGGCCGAGGGCGTGGTCACGGTGGCCGCCTTCACCGAACTCGCCGCCGAGCTGGTGCCGCGCACTGCCAGGGGCAGTCGTTCGGCCCGGTACGAGCTGGCCGTGGACAACCTGGGCAACCACCAGTTGCCGGTGCAGGTCTTCGCCGAGGACCCGGACGATCAGCTCCGCCTGCGGGTGGAACCCGAGTCCTGGCAGGCGGAACCGGGCAGCGCGACCTTCCTGCGGGTGCGCGCCCGGCCGAGGCGCCGGTTCCTGCGTGGGCCGAACCGGACCATCCCGTTCCAGGTGCAGGTCTTCGGCGGCGGCGAGACCGTCGAACTGGACGGCACGATGTTGCAGGAACAGCTGTTGCCGCGCTGGCTGCTACCGGCGGCCGCGGTGCTGCTGGCCGCCGCGGTGACCATCCTGGTGCTGTACTTCACCGTGCTGCGCCCGCACGTCACCACCGCGGCCAGGGACGCCGCCGCGGCCGCGGCCAAGAGCGAGGTGGACGCGCACCGCGCCGAACTGTCCCCGACCCTGGCCGCCGCGCAACGCAAGGCCGACCAGGCTGGCGAACTCGCCAAGGTCGCGGCCAAGGCGGCCGGGGTGGACCAGAAGGTGATCGACCAGATCCACCCGCCACCGCTCACCCTCGGGCCCGCGCACCCCGGTGGCCAGACCGGTGGACCGGCCACCGACTTCCGCATCCAGACCGCCGTGCCACCGGGTAAATCCGGCACCGCGGAGAAGAAGATCGAGGACGGGAAAGTCCTCGCGCTGACCGACATCATCCTGCAGAACCCCGGCGCGGACACCGGAACCCTGGAACTGCGCCGCGACGACGACGTGCTGCTGCGGGTCAACCTGGAGAACTTCCGCGACCTGGACTACCACTTCGTCCGCCCGATCGAGTTCGGGCCCAAGAGCCGGGTGGTGCTCGCGGTGGACTGCCGCAACACCGGCGGCCCCTGCTCGGCGGCGGCCTACGTCACCGGCAACACCAGGAGCACGGGCTGA